AGATTAAGGGATTTCATAAGAGCAAATAATACAATTGCAGGAATACAATTCTTATCAATGGGAGGCGAAAATTAGCAATTAATTTGCTACTGAAAGGGTTGTGCCATAAGTTATTTTACGCAATCGTTCCCATTTGGGATATATATTTTCGGGGTTTTTAATTTGTTGATCGCAGGCAATAAATATTCCCATCTGCACTGGTAACAATAATTTTGTTTGAGATAATTAACGGAGTGGAAAATACAGCACCAGTTTCGTTATACAATTTCGCAATGTTTTCTGCAGAACCGACTATTTCTCCAATGTTTTCCTTATAAGAATCGTCCGGTTTAAAATACTTTAAATGATTTTTGTTGTATCCATCTGTATTAAATGTCCATTGAATTTTTCCGGTTGTTAGATCAATGCCGTACACTTTGCCCATTAGTGTTCCAAAATACCCATTCCTTTTAGTAATGGCGCATCGCCCAAAAATATTAAAAGGCACAGCCGTTTGCCATTTTATATTTCCGGTGTTGATGTCTATTGCCAACAATAACCTGTCTTCTGATGTTCCAACATAAATTACAGAATCATTTACAGTAACCGGCAATGCCCATCCTTTAGGAAATTGTTTCATCCATCGGCAATACCCGCCATTAATATCTATCGCATAAAAATTATAATCTCTTGAGCCTGCAAATACAATATCACCGGCAACTACAGGATCTCCCATCATTTCTCCTTTAGGAAAATATTGATGACCGGTTGATTTGAATTTCCAAATAAGATTTCCTGTTGAACTATTCAACGCATACAAATCCCCATCGAAAGAACCGATAAATAATTTATTGTCTTTAACAGATGGAGTAGTATGTACATTGCCTGCTGTGGCAAATTTCCAGTTCATGTTTCCGCTAGCAATATCAATGGAATAAATATTACCATCGCCCGAGCCAAAGTAAACAGCATTATTATATACAACAGGAGAAGATTGATAATAATCCGCAAAATCGTGCTGTGTATCCCCAATAAAACCTGTAAGTGAGTGAAATACCCAAATGGTTTTTCCGGAGTTTTTATTTAAGCAATATAAATTACCATCCCCGCTTACTAAAAACAATTGCTGTTTATTGATGCATATCGTTGAACGTATAGAGCCACCTGTTATAAATTTCCATTTCAATTTTGCGCTGTCATTTTGAATGGCATACAGCATGCCGGTAGTATTGCCTGCATAAATGCAGGAGTCATCTGCAACCGGTGATCCAATAATACAAGCACCTGTAGAAAATTTCCACAGTAATTCAGGCGTTTGTGATAATGCTGATTTACATAATATGATCAAAACGGTGAGAAAAATCGATCTCATAATAGTTATTGAGCCTAAGATATATAACTACCGGTAATACAAACAGAACATCTGTATATATGGTAACAATAGTGTACCAGTGGCAGGTCATCCATTAACATTTCAAAAACCAACGCAACGATTTGTTTACAATCCAATAATAATTTGGTAACACTGCGCAGATACTTTTGGCTCCCCATAATTCACCCTTTTTAAATAACGCAATAAAATCTACCATTCTTAAAAGCCCGGTCTTTTTTTATTTATCCCAAAATAACTATCAGTGAAGCAAACTTCTACTCAATCTGCTAACGTAATTGCAAAGCGTTTGAAATTAATTATTGCCGGTCTTATTACAGCTTTGATTTTTTTAATGCCACAGCATAGTAAAGCACAATTTACCGACGGCAACTTAGTCGTGTTCAAAAATGCCAATTACAGTGGTTCAAATGGCTCACAAATTGAGCTTGACGAGTATAATACAACAAGCACAGGACAATCTCCGGTATCAGTTATTTCTCTTCCAACAACAGGAACATCTAAAATTGTTTCCGGAGGAAGTACCTCATCAAACGGTGCTATATCCCGTTCTGAAAACGGAAGATATATATTGGTGCCCGGATGGTCGGCAAATGTTGGAGATGCAAATTCTGCTTTTACTTTATGCGCTGTTCGTCCTGTAAGTGGAAGCGGTACAATATTAAATGGTATTACAGGAACGTCTAATTGGTTTTCCAGCAGTAACGATTACAGAGGCGCAACAAGTGATGATGGAACAAACTTTTGGGTAACAGGAGGTAGCAAGGGTATTCTCTATACTACAAACGGCACAACGGTTGTTACGGTTTCAGCAACTTCAACAAACACAAGAACTGCAAATATTTTTAATAGCCAATTATACTTTAGTACTGGTTCAGGTACTCAGGGAGTTTATCAGGTGGGTACAGGTAAGCCTACAAGTAATGGGACTACTTCTACTATTCTTGCTAGTCCTTCCACAGGGGCATATGGCTTTGCAATAAGTCCTGATTTTTTAACGCTGTATACCAATAGCGCAACAGGCGCAATTTCACGCTGGACATATAGTGGTTCCTACAGTGCAGGTTCGTATAGCGGAGGATCATGGAGCGCTGCATCAACAGGATTCTCATTAAGTGGTGTTACGGGTTTAGCAGTGGATTGGTCTAATTATTCATTTAGCACGGGAGCAAATGGTGCAATAATATATGCTTGTAACACTACAACACTTGTAAAAGGAAGTGATAATGGCACCGGAGCAATAACAACTAGCACGCTTGCAACGGCTTCCGGAACAGGAACCAATGCGTTTAAACAACTTGCTTTTACACCTATTAAACAAACAGTAAGTTTAGGAAGTAACACCCCGGCAGCAGGTGCGATTACTACAGGAACAAGCAACGTGGTATTATTTCAATTCAATGTAAACGCTGATGAAGGTAACTCAACGTTAAAAAAGGTTATCGTAAATCAAAGTGGTACAGCAACTATTGGCACCGGTAATGAAATAAGTAATTTAAGATTGATTGATGACGCGAATGGGAATGGTGTTTTTGATGGAGGTGAAACTGTATTATCAACAGGTACTGTAGCAGGAAGCAATATTACATTTGCTTCTATTTCTCTTTCTTCTTATATCTCTCAATCAGGCAATAAAAATTTTCTTGTAATTGGTGATGTTTCTAATTCCGGAAACACACATACTTTCATTCCTTCTATCGTTTCTAATCAAACTTTAAACAGTGTAGGTTATACTACCAATATTGTGAATGCAGGCAGCAGTTGGGTTACTATAGGAGCTACCCCTCCAGCAGGAAATACACTTACTATTACAGGCGCTGTTGTAACGCCCACTAAATTAGCTGTAACAAGTATAACACCATCAAGCCCGCTAAAAAACAATAGTTTTTCAGTAACCATTCAATCGCAGGATGGCAGTGGTAATGCTACAAATGTTACAGGCAATACAGGTGTTCAGCTTTCATTAGCTTCAGGTACAGGTAATTTAGGTGGAACACTAACGGGAACGATTAACGCAGGTTCGAGTTCTGTAACGATATCAAACGTAACGTATAATAAAGCAGAATCCGGCGTAAGTGTAACTGCCACCAGAACTTCGGGTGATGCATTAACGGCTGCAACAAGTGCTACATTTACGGTGCTGGATGTTGCAGATCATCTTACATTGGTAAGTGTTCCTTCCAGCGGTACAACCGGTAATGCCATTGCTTCGTTTACGGTGGAAGCCAGAAGACCCGACAACACAGTTGATGTAAACTATACAAGCAATATCATTATAGCAAAAGCATCGGGTTCAGGAACATTAAGCGGAACATTAACCAATGCGGCTGTTGCAGGTGTGGCAACATTTACTGGCTTATCATTCAGTACCGCCGGTACTTATACTTTATCAACCACTTCAGGTTCGCTTACTTCTGCTACCAGCGGAAATATAGTAATAAGCGATCCTTCTTTTACCTCAGGTAATCTGGCTGTATTGTTGATGGCATCTGCAAGTTCAAACAACACAACTGGTAGCATAGTAGAGTTAAATACTTCAACGCCCGGTTCAAATCCTGTAAATACATTCGCAATTAACGGAACATCCGGTGCAGGTGCTTTGCGTTTTTCAGCAAGCGCAGCTTCTATGGGATACCTTGCAAACAATAACGATAAAACATTATTGTGTATAGCGGGCTTTAACGGAACTACTACCAGTGGAAATGCCAATACATTTATAACACGTGGTGTGGGAACATTGAATGCTGCAGCTGCATATACATTGCAGGCAACATATACAGGAACATCCGGCCAACAGGTAAGAGGTGCAACAGAGTTAGATAACTCTGCCCGTTTTTGGATGGCAGACCAGTCCGGACTATATACAAATGGAACAACTACAGCAAGCCCTACTGGTAACTTACGCAGTCCAAAAGCATTTGGCGGTATAGTATATGTTGGTCAGCAAAGTGCAACTGCGATAGCGGTGAATACAATATCTGCTCCATCAGGCGGCACGCTTACTGCTTTGCTCGGTGTGCCTGCTGATAATGCCTTCCAGGATTTTTATTTAATATCATCAGCAAATAATAATACGTATGATATATTGTATACAGTAGATAATACCAATGCAACAACGGGAGCCATTAATAAATACTCTTTAGTTAGCGGTAGCTGGACTGCTAACGGAACTTATACAACCAGCTTTGGAGGCTTTGGTTTAGCTGCGGAAAAATCGGGTGGTGGCGCTAACTTATATGTATCTACCGGCGTTGGTACCACTGCTAACAATTCAGTGATAAAATTATTTGATGCAGCGGGATACAATTCCGCTATCAATATTACTACAGGAAACAATGTTACCTTATATACCGCTACGTCTAGCGCAACAATTAAAGGTGTAGCATTTGCACCTGTTGCGGCAACTTCGGTTCCGTCAATTGCCATTGCAGCTGATCATCCAGCTGCAGGTAATGTTTTACAAGGAGTTACCAATACTATTATCGGTGCTGTGCAGTTAAGTTTTAACAGCGGTGCAAATGAAGATCTTACTGGTGTTTCAGTTAATACAGCCGGTACATACAGTGCATCAGATGTAGATAATTTCAGACTTTGGTTAAGTACCAGTGCTACAAGCATTGCCGGCGCTACACAATTAGGAGGAGATTTTACTTCTATTGCAAGTGGAGGAACATTATCAGCAAGCGGTATTTATTCTTTAACATCTGGCACCACTTATTATATCGTGGCTACTGCAAGCATCAGTAGTGGCGCACAACCTTTCAATACAGTAGGTATCAGCGGTACAGCATTTTCTAATATCGGTTTCTTTAATGCCACTAAAACAGGCACTGATCCGGTGGCTGCAAGCAACTTGCAAACCATTCAACAAATTTCAGGAACAACTACTATTACCAATGGCGCAGGTACAGAACCAACTACCATATCATCTATAACAAATACACAAGTTGCAGCAACTGCAAATTTTGATTTTACTGTTACAGACGATGGCGAATCTCCGGGTACTGATGCTTCTGCTACACAAATTTCTCAGGTTGTTATTAATGCAGGTGGAGGAAATACTGTTGCAGACTGGAGCGCAGTAATTGCAGGTGCTGTATTAACAGATGGAACGAATACTATTACTGCAAGTGCAATTGGAACAAGCTCTTTAACATTTAGCAGCATACCAAATACAACCAATACTTTAGGTTATATAGCTGATAACGGCATTAAAACGTATTCATTAAAAATATGGCTTAAAACTTCTTTAGGTTCTGCATTACAAAGTACACTAGAAGGACAGGAATTTATTTTCGATTTGCAAAGCAGTGGTATCACCATTAATGGCGGTAGCCAGGTAGCGCAAGGGCAGGAGGTAAGTTCTGATCCTACATTCTCATTTAATACCAATATTATTTCTGTTGTAGCTACCAAGCTTGCATTTACCACGCAACCTGTTACAACAGCTGTAAATGCAACAATGACACCTTCCGTAGTAGTTGCAGCAACAGATGCTAATGGCAATATTGATATAGATTTTTCTTCTTCAATAAGAATTACCTCATCAGGTTCTTTATCAGGAACTCTGGTGGATGTTGCTGCATCACAAGGAACAGCAAGTTTTGACCTGGTACATACTGCTATCGGAACCAACCTTACATTAACGGCAGTGCGCACAGGAACACTGGATTGGAATGTAACAAGCAGTTCATTCAATATCATTAATCCTTTATCTGCGACAGAAATTATTTTGCCTTCGTATATGCAGGGTAATTCTTCAACTAACTCAACACGTGTTCCATATTCATATCGCATGGCTATTACAGGGTTGTTGCCTAATTCAACCTACAAATACATAAACCAGGTAGTTACTTCTGCTGATGGGCCAACAACTGCTGGTGCCGGTAATGCTATCTATGCGGGTGCCGGTGGCTTTGTCCGTTCAAGCGGACCAAGCCTTTCATCTGCCGGTAATTTTGGAACATTCACTACTGATGCATCCGGTAATTATACAGGATGGTT
The Ferruginibacter albus DNA segment above includes these coding regions:
- a CDS encoding outer membrane protein assembly factor BamB family protein, yielding MRSIFLTVLIILCKSALSQTPELLWKFSTGACIIGSPVADDSCIYAGNTTGMLYAIQNDSAKLKWKFITGGSIRSTICINKQQLFLVSGDGNLYCLNKNSGKTIWVFHSLTGFIGDTQHDFADYYQSSPVVYNNAVYFGSGDGNIYSIDIASGNMNWKFATAGNVHTTPSVKDNKLFIGSFDGDLYALNSSTGNLIWKFKSTGHQYFPKGEMMGDPVVAGDIVFAGSRDYNFYAIDINGGYCRWMKQFPKGWALPVTVNDSVIYVGTSEDRLLLAIDINTGNIKWQTAVPFNIFGRCAITKRNGYFGTLMGKVYGIDLTTGKIQWTFNTDGYNKNHLKYFKPDDSYKENIGEIVGSAENIAKLYNETGAVFSTPLIISNKIIVTSADGNIYCLRSTN
- a CDS encoding beta strand repeat-containing protein, which codes for MKQTSTQSANVIAKRLKLIIAGLITALIFLMPQHSKAQFTDGNLVVFKNANYSGSNGSQIELDEYNTTSTGQSPVSVISLPTTGTSKIVSGGSTSSNGAISRSENGRYILVPGWSANVGDANSAFTLCAVRPVSGSGTILNGITGTSNWFSSSNDYRGATSDDGTNFWVTGGSKGILYTTNGTTVVTVSATSTNTRTANIFNSQLYFSTGSGTQGVYQVGTGKPTSNGTTSTILASPSTGAYGFAISPDFLTLYTNSATGAISRWTYSGSYSAGSYSGGSWSAASTGFSLSGVTGLAVDWSNYSFSTGANGAIIYACNTTTLVKGSDNGTGAITTSTLATASGTGTNAFKQLAFTPIKQTVSLGSNTPAAGAITTGTSNVVLFQFNVNADEGNSTLKKVIVNQSGTATIGTGNEISNLRLIDDANGNGVFDGGETVLSTGTVAGSNITFASISLSSYISQSGNKNFLVIGDVSNSGNTHTFIPSIVSNQTLNSVGYTTNIVNAGSSWVTIGATPPAGNTLTITGAVVTPTKLAVTSITPSSPLKNNSFSVTIQSQDGSGNATNVTGNTGVQLSLASGTGNLGGTLTGTINAGSSSVTISNVTYNKAESGVSVTATRTSGDALTAATSATFTVLDVADHLTLVSVPSSGTTGNAIASFTVEARRPDNTVDVNYTSNIIIAKASGSGTLSGTLTNAAVAGVATFTGLSFSTAGTYTLSTTSGSLTSATSGNIVISDPSFTSGNLAVLLMASASSNNTTGSIVELNTSTPGSNPVNTFAINGTSGAGALRFSASAASMGYLANNNDKTLLCIAGFNGTTTSGNANTFITRGVGTLNAAAAYTLQATYTGTSGQQVRGATELDNSARFWMADQSGLYTNGTTTASPTGNLRSPKAFGGIVYVGQQSATAIAVNTISAPSGGTLTALLGVPADNAFQDFYLISSANNNTYDILYTVDNTNATTGAINKYSLVSGSWTANGTYTTSFGGFGLAAEKSGGGANLYVSTGVGTTANNSVIKLFDAAGYNSAINITTGNNVTLYTATSSATIKGVAFAPVAATSVPSIAIAADHPAAGNVLQGVTNTIIGAVQLSFNSGANEDLTGVSVNTAGTYSASDVDNFRLWLSTSATSIAGATQLGGDFTSIASGGTLSASGIYSLTSGTTYYIVATASISSGAQPFNTVGISGTAFSNIGFFNATKTGTDPVAASNLQTIQQISGTTTITNGAGTEPTTISSITNTQVAATANFDFTVTDDGESPGTDASATQISQVVINAGGGNTVADWSAVIAGAVLTDGTNTITASAIGTSSLTFSSIPNTTNTLGYIADNGIKTYSLKIWLKTSLGSALQSTLEGQEFIFDLQSSGITINGGSQVAQGQEVSSDPTFSFNTNIISVVATKLAFTTQPVTTAVNATMTPSVVVAATDANGNIDIDFSSSIRITSSGSLSGTLVDVAASQGTASFDLVHTAIGTNLTLTAVRTGTLDWNVTSSSFNIINPLSATEIILPSYMQGNSSTNSTRVPYSYRMAITGLLPNSTYKYINQVVTSADGPTTAGAGNAIYAGAGGFVRSSGPSLSSAGNFGTFTTDASGNYTGWFITEPTGNARFTPGNDVYMRVILNDGAGGSSAVTYLTTTNTVHVINFAASAGANNGTALRGTFSSATAKNFILLYDNITGSGRPLAASFIESDGSANTTANSYASFYNSGVEGITGAFGTIVPNNNANGIRRIEQRTLATADIVYCVGVSEDGTWTGAGSTVNPTGGATAIVFADADLDGKNKWVGGTASDWNTAANWSCGAAPNSSSSDAVILASATPKPILNADIAVGNIAINGSSTVSLNGNTLSIGGAVSGTGTLSGSSTSNLTITGTAGNISFTSGAAQLQNLTLNSGAAATLATALRIAPTGSLEVKNSGSTTGVLTTGSLLTLASDANGAAYVKSNTSGNTYVSGAVTVERFIPSNGTREWRMLSIPTQTTQSINESWQEGQASVLGLGTIITAGPSNNADWASKGFDALQNYGSLLSYNQSNNSWDEATSTLGPIAAQQGYFIYIRGDRTVSPSSSTSTVSSTTLRTAGSLFEGNQQTSIPANKYTLLGNKYVSSIDFTAINKDASIDNSFIVWDPKLLLGGSLGHYQTFSSTTTPAWMPVPGGGSYGSATNTTIEAGQAFFVHATNASGNVTLTENSKTGAQVNAVFRPVGTESAGQLITNLYANTVSASTLADENVVAFNANYSNAIDVNDVVKFPNVGENLGIAENGKILWVEGRQAIATTDTLFYAMNNVKQQQYQFEFIPTGFSGVTAYLLDNYLGTKTPVSLLDKTTVSFTVTSDAASSAADRFSVVFDNISSPVPVRFTSITAAKNSKGVDVMWSVSNETGIKQYVVESSVNGYSFTAIGTVNASDNTTTYNYTDANTATGAVFYRVKSISLSGEVTYTDIVKVATATASSIKGYFTGSKQLGLQLINQPSGKYAIKLTTITGQEIFSTQIDHAGGSSTKVINAGNTLAQGVYQLEVVSPNKTIYSQKIITK